TGATCGACGCGGCGGAGCGGCCGGAAGGGGAAGAGGCGCTCGAGGAGCTCTCCTGCAATCTGGACGACTGCACGGGCGAGGTGACCGGCTATTTGATCGAATGCCTGTTCGCCGCCGGCGCGCTCGATGTCTGGACCGAGGCGATCCAGATGAAGAAGCAGCGTCCGGGAGTGAAGCTCTGTGTGCTGACCCGCCCGGAGGAGCGCGAAACCATGCTTGCGCTGATTTTCCGCGAAAGCACGACGCTCGGCGTCCGGATTGCCCCGCTCGCGCGCCGGAGTCTTGCCCGGCGGGAACGGAAGGTCGTGACGCCGCGGGGAGAGATCCGGGTCAAGGTCGCATACGGCGCCGACGGCGGGGTTCTTTCCGTAAAGCCGGAATTCGAAGATTGCCGCCGGATCGCCGAATCCGGCGGCCTGCCGCTGAAAGAGGTCATCCGTGACGCCGCGGCCCGGTTCGGAAACGGCGGAGCGTAAAAAAATCCGCTTTTTTCACCCGGAGATATTGACTAAGGGCGATTTTGGCGTAATATTATCTAACTGTAAAAAGAAGAGAAACTTAAAAACCTTTCATACATAAAATGGAGATTGAAAATGACCAAGCGTGATTTGGTGGTTAAGATTGCCCGCGAGACCGGCTTTATCCAGAATGATGTGGCCGAAGTCGTGCAGAAGACCCTCGACTATATCGCGGAAGACCTGATTGCCGGGAACACGATTGAACTCCGCAACTTCGGCGTTTTCGAGATCAAGGTCCGCAAGAGCCGCAAGGGCCGCAATCCGAACCAGCCCAAGAACGAAGTCGTGATTCCGGAACGCGCCGTGGTCAAATTCCGCGCCGGAAAAGAGCTGAAAGAGGCCGTCGAACAGCTTGATCCGAAACAGTTCAAGTAATCCGGCCGTCTGTTATGAGTCGAACGCACGCCTGACGAATGCATTCATTTTCGTCGGGCGTGGTTTGTTTTGCCGGGTTCCGGAATCGCGGAATGCGGAACGGAATCACGGCTGAAACTGGGAGTTTTTGAAATGGCGACCTTTGCCCCCCCGCCCGGTACGGCGGACATTTTCGCGGACGAGGCGCGCCGCTGGCGGAATCTGGAAAACACCGCTGCGGCGGTCTTTTCCAGATACGGTTACGGTGAGCTCCGGACCCCCGTTTTCGAGTACACCGAAGTGTTTCAGAAGGGCCTCGGGAACGAGACGGAAGTGGTTCAGAAGGAGATGTATACCTTCGAGGACCGTGGCGGCCGGAGCCTGACGCTGCGCCCCGAGGGCACGGCGGGCGTCATGCGTGCGCTGTCGTGCACCGATGTCATGAACGGCGTCGAGCAGCGGGTCTACTATTACGGGCCGATGTTCCGCGGCGAACGCCCGGCGGCCGGACGCCGCCGCCAGTTCCACCAGGTCGGTGTCGAAAACGTCGGCCGGGTCGCGCCGCTCATCGATGCCGAATGCATCGCGATGCTGATGGACTATCTGCATTCGATCGGGATCACCGACGCGAAGCTCGCGATCAATACGCGCGGCGTCATGGAGGACCGCGGTCCGGCCGGAAAGCTGCTCGCTGACTATTTCGGGCGGCATATCGACGGCATGTGCGACGACTGCAAGGCGCGGCTGACCCGCAATGTCTGGCGCATCCTCGACTGCAAGCAGGAGGCGTGCCGGAAGGTCGTCGCCGAAGCGCCGGATTATGTCGCGAGTTTCAGCGAGGCGTCGCGCGCCTACTTCGACGAAGTCCGGGCGGCGCTTACCGCGCTCGGCGTCGAATACACGGTCGATCCGCTGCTGGTGCGCGGGCTCGACTATTACGTGCATACCGTTTTCGAAGTCACGCACGGCGGACTCGGCGCGCAGACCGCGATCGCCGGCGGCGGCCGTTACGAACTCTATCTGCCGGGCCAGAAAAAGCCGGTCCCGGGCGTCGGTTTCGCGGCCGGCATGGAGCGGCTGCTGATGGTGCAGGACGTGCTCGGAGTCGGCGCGCCCGCCTCCCCGGTCCTGCCGGTCTACCTGGTCGGCCTCGGCGAAGAGGCGCGGATTGCGAATCTGAAGCTGGCCGGAGAGCTTCGCCGGGCCGGCATCCGGGTCGAGCTTGAGCTTGAGGAGCGCTCCTTCAAGGCGCAGCTCCGGAATGTGAATAAATCCGGCGCTCTTCTCGCAGTCATCCGCGGCGAGGAGGAGCTGAAAAAGGGAGTCGCCGCAGTCAAGACCATGGCGACCGGGGAACAGATCGAACTTGCGGATCCGGAGCTGGCCGGTTACCTGATCGGCTTCGCCCGGAACCTTTAACTTTACATCAAAGAGAGAAAGACAATGCTGAAACAGAAAAATCTGATCTTCGTCGGCGCTCCGGGCGCGGGCAAGGGAACCTTCTCGGCGCTGCTGCTCGAGCGTCATCCGATGGCGCATATCTCGACCGGCGACATTCTGCGCGACGAAGTCAAGCGCGACACCGAACTCGGCCGCGAGGCCGCAAAACTCATGAAGGAAGGCAAGCTCGTTCCGGACGAAGTCATTGCCGGGATGGTGCGCGAACGTCTCGCGCAGCCCGACTGCGATAACGGCTTCATTCTCGACGGCTTTCCGCGGACCATCCGCCAGGCCGAACTGCTTGAGGAGGCACTCTCCTCGCTCGGCAGGAAGCTCGACCGCGTCGTCTACTTCAAGGTCGACGACGATGTGATCCTGAAGCGCCTGACCGCCCGGCTGAACTGCAGAAAGTGCGGCAAGATCTACAACAAGCTCTTTATGCCGCCGAAGGTCGAGAACGTCTGCGACGACTGCGGCTCCGAGCTGTTCCAGCGGCCGGACGACTCGCTCGAGACCGCGAAGTCGCGCCTCGAGGTCTTCTACAGGCAGACCAGCCCGCTTATCGATTATTACCGGAAGCAGGGGCTGATGCTTGAAATCACCGAGACCGACAAGGACAAGATCTGCGCCGTTCTCGCGGCGGAGCTGGAATAATCATGTCGCGCGATCAGGTCATCCACACTCCGGAGGAGATTGCGCGGATTCGTCTCGCCGCCGCGGTTACCGCGCAGGTCCGCGACGAAATTGCCGCCCAGGCCCGGCCCGGCATGACCACGTTCGATCTGGATCAGCTCGCCGGCGAGCTGATCCGCGCGACCGGCGGGAAGAGCGCGTTTCTCGGCTATCGCGGCTACCCCGGCAACATCTGCATCTCGGTCAATGACGAAGTCGTGCACGGCATCGGCACGCCGGACCGCATTCTGCTCGATACGGACATCGTCAGCATCGATGTCGGCATCGAGCTCGACGGCGGCATCGGCGATACGGCGCTGACTTTCGGTTTCGGGGAGCTGACGCCGGATCTCAAGCGGCTGCTGCACGGCACGAAAGAGGCGCTGATGGCCGGTATCAAGCAGGCGAAGCGCGGAAACTGCATCCGGGACATCAGCCAGGCGGTCGAATCCACCGCGAAGAGGCACCGTCTCGGCGTGGTGCGCGAATATGTCGGCCACGGCTGCGGCGTGAAGCTCCACGAGCCGCCGGAGGTGCCGAATTTCGTCGGCTTCGGCCGCGGCGCGCTGCTGGTTCCGGGGATGGTGATCTGCATTGAGCCGATGTTGAATCTCGGGACGCACAAGGTCACGACCGATTCGCATGACCACTGGACGGTACGAACTCGAGACGGCGCCTGCGCCGCTCATTTTGAACATATGGTTTTAATCACAGAAAACGAATCGGAGATTTTAACGTGGCCAAAGACGACGTAATTCGCGTGGAAGGGGTGGTGCGCGAGCTGCTGCCCAACACAATGTTCAAGGTGGAGATCCAGACCGGTCATACGGTCAACGCCCACATTTCGGGCAAGATGCGCATGAACTTCATCCGCATCCTGCCGGGGGATTCGGTGACGCTCGAAATGTCGCCGTACGACCTGACCAAAGGCCGGATCGTTTTCCGCAAGAAATGACGCGGGCGAAGGAGCCTGGTCCGGGCTCCTTTCCCGCTTTTCTGCGGTCAGGCTGTTTTATCGATTGACGGTTAATCATATTCAATATTCAACGCAGGGAAAGAAGGAAGAAATGAAGGTACTGGTCATCAACGCGGGCAGCAGTTCGATGAAATTCACGCTGTTCTCGATGGCGAACAACACGGTTTTGGCCAAAGGACAGTTCGAGCGTCTCGGCACCGACAAGCCGAACATGATCTACAAGCGCCTGTCCGACGGGCTCAAGTTCGAAGGGATCGTACCGGTCAGGAATCTCGAAGAGGCGCTCAAGCGGGTCTGCGCCAAGCTGGTCGATCCGGCCGACGGCGTCATGAAGGACCTCGGCGAAATCGTGGCGATCGGCCATCGCGTCCTGCTCGGCGGGGAGAAGATCACGAAGCCGGTGAAGGTGGACGAGGGCGTCAAGGAGATCATCCGCGAATACATTCCGCTCGGGCCGCTGCACAACCCGGCCAACCTCGCCGGCATCGAGGCGTGCGAAGCCGCCATGCCGGGCATTCCGAACGTGGCCGTGTTCGACACCCAGTTCCATATGACCATGCCGCCGGAAGCATATCTCTACGCGATTCCGACCGAATATTACGAGAAGTACGGCATCCGCAAATACGGTTTCCACGGCACGAGCCACCGCTATGTGACGCTCGCCACCGCCGAATTCCTCGGCAAGAAACCGGAGGATGTGACGCTTATTACCTGCCACCTCGGCAACGGCTGCAGCATGGCGGCGGTCAAGAACGGCAAGGTCATCGATACGACGATGGGCCTGACGCCGCTCGAAGGGCTCATGATGGGCACCCGGTCCGGCGACCTCGACCCGGCCGTCGTGATCCACCTGATCGAGCTGGGTCATTCGACGAAGGAGGTCGACACGATCCTGAACAAGAAGTCCGGCCTCTACGGCGTCGGCGGCATCAACTCCGGCGACATGCGCGACATGATCAACGCGGCCGAGGGCGGCAATGAGCAGGCGGAGCTCGCGCTCAAGATGTTCGCCCGGCGCGTGGTCAAATACGTCGGCGCCTACTATGTCCTGCTCGGCGGGGCGGATGCGCTGGTCTTCACCGGCGGCGTCGGCGAATATTCGGTTCCGATGCGCAAGCGCATCACGAGCCAGCTCGGTGCGCTCGGCCTGAAGCTCGACGACGAGCGCAACAAGGAGTGCTTCGGCAAGCCGGGCGTGATCTCGACCGACGACAGCAAGTGGAAGATGATCGTCATGCCGACCGACGAGGAGCTCATGATCGCGACGGATACGGTCAACACGCTCGGACTCAAGAAGTAAACAACCTGAAAATTGATTGATTTGGAGTAAGTTGAAATGTCGATTCTGACAACCCTGATCGAACGCGCCCGGAAGAACCCGAAAGTGATCGTCCTGCCGGAAGGGCAGGACCCGCGCGTGGTCGCCGCCGCGAACAAGGCGGTCGAAGAAAAAGTCGTCGCAAAAGCCGTTGTGCTCGGCAGCGAGGCGGAAATCGCCGAAGCCTGCGCGAAGGCGGGCATCGCCGCTCGCAACTTCGAAACGATCGACTACCTGAACAGCGGGCTCTTCAACGATTTCGCCGCCGAGTTCTGCAAGATGCGCGAGAAGAAGGGCATGACGCCGGAGAAGGCCGCCGCGACCATGAAAAGCCGGATCTACTTCGGTGCGATGATGTGCCGCCGCGGCCTGGCCGACGGCCTGGTGGCCGGCAGCATCGCTTCGACCGCCGATATGCTGCGTGCCGCGTTCCACTGCATCGGGACCGCGCCGGGAATCAAAATCGCGAGCAGCTGCTTCGTGATGGACCTCAAGAGCCCGACTCCGTCCGGCGACGATGTGCTGCTGTTCGCGGATTGCGGCGTGAACCCGAATCCGAATGCGCAGGAGCTCGTCGACATCGCGCTGGCCACCAGTGCGACCTACCGTTCGCTGCTCGGCGGCCAGCCGAAGGTCGCATTCCTGTCGTTCTCGACCAGGGGCAGCGCCGACCATGAGATTCTGAACAAGGTCAAGGAGGCCGCCGCGCTGATGAAGGAGAAGATCGAGGCTGAAAAGCTCGATATCGTCGCCGACGGCGAACTTCAGGCCGACGCTGCGCTGGTGCCGGGCGTCGCCGCCGCCAAAGCGCCGGGCAGCCCGCTTGCAGGCGGCGCGAACATCCTGATCTTCCCGGACCTGAACGCGGGCAACATCGGCTACAAGCTCGTGCAGCGTCTCGCGAAGGCCGACGCCTACGGCCCGATTCTGCAGGGATTGGCGAAGCCGCTGAACGACCTGTCGCGCGGCTGCGTTTCCGAAGACATCTTCGGCCAGATCGTCATCACGGTCTGCCAGGCGAAGTAATTGTTTCTCCGATCAATCCGGCCCTTCTCCGCTTCCGGGCGGGGGAGGGCTTTTTTCTGCCCGGATGGCTTCGGACTCTGTTCCGGGCTTGCTGCCGCCGGACGGCATGAAGAGATCCGTCCCGTAATCGGAGCGTCGGTCGTCATGCGATTTTTCTTCCTGCCGTGAAATAGTTGCGGAGCCGGGTCGGATCTGTCGTCTCCTTGCCGGAGACGCGGGATATTTGCTTCGCTTGAGAAATCACGCCGGAATCGTAAGAGAGGCGGTTTTTCATCTTCGTCTGCCATATCGTAATTTTTTCAGAAATTTTGCCGTTCGCTATTGCTTTTTATGATATAGTTTGTCATAATTAAATATAGATCATAATGTGAATTTATAGATGGATGGTTGATTCGCAGGAAGGTGCCGGGAACGGCAGTCAACATGGGAGGATGCGGTCGATGAGACATTTTCTGATTGGAGCCGGATTTTTTGCGGTGCTGTGCGCTGTCGTGCTCCGGGTTCCGGCGGCGGAGCCCGAATGGGCAGGAAGGATGAACCGGGCGGAGAACTGGACGAGAAACGCTTCGGGAGAACTGAACATCGTGCAGGAGAACGGCGCTGTGCGGTTCGAAGCCTTCTTTGCCGAAGCCGGGGATCTCTGGTTCTATCCGGTTTTCGCGCTGCGGCAGTTCGATTCGGCGGCAGGTTGCACGGAGCTTTCGTTCGAGGTGAAGGCGGATTGTCCGGGCGGCATCAGACACGCCTTCGTGATTGCCGGCGGGCGTTATCTCGCCTATCCGGTTCCCGGCCCGGAGTGGCGGCGCGTGAGTGTGAAGCTGGACCCGGCCGATGCCGCAACGCTGCGGACGTTTTCGGTCGGCCTGAACCCGGAGAATCCCGGGAAAACCACGCTTCGGGTGCGCGGTTTCCGGCTGGTTGCGGACGGCGGGCCGGTCGATCCGTCGCTGCTTCCGCCGCTGCCGGTCGTGATGGCGGTAAAGAGCAAACCGGTCTCCGGAGTTTTTTACGACACCGAACCGGTCCGGTTCGAGTTTGGCGGATCGATCGCGGGAAATCTGCGTTACCGGGTTGCGGACTGGACCGGAGAGACCGTTTCCGCGGGAGCCTGGCCGGAGAACGGCGGCAGGCAGCTGACGCTGCCGGAGCTGCCGCGCGGCTATTATACGCTGGCGCTCGAGTCGGACAGCCGGAAATTCGGCGAACCGATGAGCTTTGCGGTCGTTGCGGACGCCTCGACGCGGAAACCGAATCCGGAAAGCTTCTTCGCCGTGGATACGGCGCAGAGCTGGCTCTCCGGCGCGAAGAAGTGGAACGAACGCTTTCCGGGCGAGCAGTACGGAGCGGTCAGCGAACTCTGCCGCCGGGCCGGTTTCAGTGTGGTCCGCGACCGTTTCGGCTGGAAACATGTCGAACCTGAACGCGGCGTTTTCGATCCCGGAGTTTACGAACGCAACGCCGCTTTGCTGGAGGAACGCGGCATTCGGATCTGCACGATTTTCGACATGGCACCGGCGTGGACGAAGCCGACGGATGACTTTCCGAATGATCTGGCGGCGGTGTACGAATCGTCGAAGCGGTTGGCCGGACAGTATCGCGGCCGGATTTTCGCCTGGGAATTTTTCAATGAGCCCGACAATGCTTTCCACGGGCCGGCCTGGCTTCTGGCCGCCGGAACCAAGGCGTTTTCGCTCGGTGTCAAGGCGGCTGATCCGGCGCTCCGGGTGCTGAACAGCTCTTTCTGCGTCTCCCCGCTGCAGCATTTCGCCCATACCGCGCTCAAAAGCGGCATCGGTGAATACATCGATGCCTTCAATTACCATGTGTACAGCTCGCTTTCGGATTATCCGTGGACGATTTCGCGGCTGCGTTCCGAGATGGCGAAGCACGGCCTCGGACACATGCCGGTTTGGCTGACCGAAAACGGCACGAATGTCGATGGAAACGCCGCGTGCCGGAGTTACCGCCCCGGCACGATGGTGCATTCGTTCCGGCAGGAGCTGCAGGTCGCCGAATTCGTGCCGAAATCGCAGCTTCTCATGCAGTCACTCGGGGTGGAGCGGGATTTCTTTTTCGTCATGACGCCGTACTGGGAAAACGAGGGGAAGAAGGATTGGGGACTGCTTCGCATGGACCTGACGGTCAAGCCCGCCTATGTCGCCTTCGCCGCGCTGAATGCGGAGCTCGGCAATGCGCGTTTGCTCGGCACGCTTGAACCGGCGGAGAACGTGTGCGGCTACCTCTATGCACAGCCGGACGGCACGCAGACGCTCGCATTCTGGAGCAAAAGCGGAATCGACGGCCGGGAGTTCGACGGAAAGGAACGGAAATTCCGCCTGAAGCAGCCGGACGGCAGCTACCGGCTGAGCGGCATTTTCGGCACACCGTCACGGGTTCGGTCGGAGAACGGCTCGCTCGAATTGACCGCGACGCGTTATCCGGCCTATCTCGGCGGACTTTCGGGATTGTCCGCGACGGTTCCGGTTCCGGCGGCGGCCGCCCCGGAGCGGCCGGATCAGTACGACCTTTCGATCGTGCTGAAGCCGGTTCCCGGGGAGGAGTTCAAGGTTGCCCGATCCGGTGCGTATGCGGATTTGACCGCGATCCCCGGCAAACTGACGCTTGAAGTGTACAATTTCAGCGCGGAGCCGAAAAGCGGTTTCGTCACGATGCGGGGCGGACGGGCGGCCGGACTTCCGGAGAAGCTGACGGTCGGACCATTTTCGAAGGTGGAAATTCCGCTTGAAGTCACGCCGGAGATTCCGGCGGGCGGCTGTCAGGTCGACCTGGCCTTCTCCGGCCGCTTCGGCGGCCGGGAGATCACACCCGCCGTCGTGCCGCTGATCCAGACCGGGGCGATGCTGGCGGAGAACGTCGGCCGGGAGCCGGAGTGGCGCAGCCCGGCCCGCTGGCGGGCGAATTCCTCCGGGGAAATGGAGATCTCCTTCGATGAGAAGGAGCAGGCGCTGAAACTGAAAACCGTCTTCGCTCCCGGCACCGACCGCTGGATCTATCCGGAATATCTGCTCGATCTGCCGGGCGAGTCATTGGCCGGGGCGGTCGGCATCACTTTCGAGATCAAAGCCGGGCCCGAGATCCGGCACGGCATTGCCTACACGGCGCTGATGGCGGTGCTCGACACGGTGCAGGAGCACGGCAAGGCGTTCTGGATGCGTTTCCCCGCGGTGTCGGACAAGTGGGAAAAGCGGATCGTGATCTTCGGCGGTTTCGATCCCGCCGGCGTCAGGATGCTGCGCATCGGCATGAATCCGAAGTGCGATGATTTCACCTACTACATCCGCAACGTACGGGTTGTCTACGGCAAATAATGGAAGGAAATGGTGGTATGATGAAGAAATTTACCTTGATCGAACTGCTTGTCGTAATTGCGATCATCGCGATTCTCGCCTCGATGCTGCTGCCGGCGCTGAACCAGGCGCGTGAATCCGGCAAACGGGCCTCCTGCGTCAACAATCTCGGCCAGATCGGCCGCGGAATCATCCTGTACACGAATGACTTCAACGGCTGCATCGTGCTCCGCGACCGGAATGAAAACAATCTGCCGCAGGTGCTCGGCGGGGAAAACGCGGCCGGAGGAAACGGGAATTTCAAAAACTCAGCCTACCTGACCGCCACAAGCTTGTTCTTCTGCACGAAGACGCCGGGGCCGAACCGGGACTATACGAAATATTTCAGCTACGCGTTCCTGCACCCGGTCGTGCCGGACTGGAACGGAATCACCGGCGCTTCGATCATCCGGGACCCGATCGACGGCGGCTGGAACGGCGGAACGCTGGTCTATCACCGGATTCCGCAAGCCTCCCGGTTCCTGCTCGGCGCCTGTTCCCGGCGCATTGAGAACGGAAACACCGGGTACGGCTACTGGGCTTTCCGGCCGACCGGCAACTTCCTGGAGGGGACCGGCGGAATCGCGCTGAACCACGGCAAAAAGGCCAATGTCCTGATGGCGGACGGGCATGTCGCCGCACAGGAGGCGGGCGATCTGCGCAACGGCCTCTGCCAGATCAAACAGGTCGTCGGCTCCGCCGGAGAGACGATCACCATGCCCTGACCGGAGACGATCATGAAGGATATCCAGATTGCTGTTTACTACTTTCCGAACTACCACGCCGATCCGCGCAACGAAGCGGTTCACGGGCGGGGCTGGACCGAATGGGAGCTTGTGCGCAGTGCGCGGCCGCGTTTCCCCGGGCACCGGCAGCCGAAGGTGCCGCTCTGGGGGTGGGAAGACGAGGCCGATCCGCGCGTCATGGCCCGGAAAATCCGGGCGGCCTCCGACTCCGGAATCGACGCATTCCTGTTCGACTGGTATTATTATGACGACGGCCCGTTCCTCGA
The nucleotide sequence above comes from Victivallis lenta. Encoded proteins:
- a CDS encoding HU family DNA-binding protein gives rise to the protein MTKRDLVVKIARETGFIQNDVAEVVQKTLDYIAEDLIAGNTIELRNFGVFEIKVRKSRKGRNPNQPKNEVVIPERAVVKFRAGKELKEAVEQLDPKQFK
- the hisS gene encoding histidine--tRNA ligase codes for the protein MATFAPPPGTADIFADEARRWRNLENTAAAVFSRYGYGELRTPVFEYTEVFQKGLGNETEVVQKEMYTFEDRGGRSLTLRPEGTAGVMRALSCTDVMNGVEQRVYYYGPMFRGERPAAGRRRQFHQVGVENVGRVAPLIDAECIAMLMDYLHSIGITDAKLAINTRGVMEDRGPAGKLLADYFGRHIDGMCDDCKARLTRNVWRILDCKQEACRKVVAEAPDYVASFSEASRAYFDEVRAALTALGVEYTVDPLLVRGLDYYVHTVFEVTHGGLGAQTAIAGGGRYELYLPGQKKPVPGVGFAAGMERLLMVQDVLGVGAPASPVLPVYLVGLGEEARIANLKLAGELRRAGIRVELELEERSFKAQLRNVNKSGALLAVIRGEEELKKGVAAVKTMATGEQIELADPELAGYLIGFARNL
- a CDS encoding adenylate kinase — protein: MLKQKNLIFVGAPGAGKGTFSALLLERHPMAHISTGDILRDEVKRDTELGREAAKLMKEGKLVPDEVIAGMVRERLAQPDCDNGFILDGFPRTIRQAELLEEALSSLGRKLDRVVYFKVDDDVILKRLTARLNCRKCGKIYNKLFMPPKVENVCDDCGSELFQRPDDSLETAKSRLEVFYRQTSPLIDYYRKQGLMLEITETDKDKICAVLAAELE
- the map gene encoding type I methionyl aminopeptidase, with amino-acid sequence MSRDQVIHTPEEIARIRLAAAVTAQVRDEIAAQARPGMTTFDLDQLAGELIRATGGKSAFLGYRGYPGNICISVNDEVVHGIGTPDRILLDTDIVSIDVGIELDGGIGDTALTFGFGELTPDLKRLLHGTKEALMAGIKQAKRGNCIRDISQAVESTAKRHRLGVVREYVGHGCGVKLHEPPEVPNFVGFGRGALLVPGMVICIEPMLNLGTHKVTTDSHDHWTVRTRDGACAAHFEHMVLITENESEILTWPKTT
- the infA gene encoding translation initiation factor IF-1, whose protein sequence is MAKDDVIRVEGVVRELLPNTMFKVEIQTGHTVNAHISGKMRMNFIRILPGDSVTLEMSPYDLTKGRIVFRKK
- a CDS encoding acetate/propionate family kinase, giving the protein MKVLVINAGSSSMKFTLFSMANNTVLAKGQFERLGTDKPNMIYKRLSDGLKFEGIVPVRNLEEALKRVCAKLVDPADGVMKDLGEIVAIGHRVLLGGEKITKPVKVDEGVKEIIREYIPLGPLHNPANLAGIEACEAAMPGIPNVAVFDTQFHMTMPPEAYLYAIPTEYYEKYGIRKYGFHGTSHRYVTLATAEFLGKKPEDVTLITCHLGNGCSMAAVKNGKVIDTTMGLTPLEGLMMGTRSGDLDPAVVIHLIELGHSTKEVDTILNKKSGLYGVGGINSGDMRDMINAAEGGNEQAELALKMFARRVVKYVGAYYVLLGGADALVFTGGVGEYSVPMRKRITSQLGALGLKLDDERNKECFGKPGVISTDDSKWKMIVMPTDEELMIATDTVNTLGLKK
- the pta gene encoding phosphate acetyltransferase, which encodes MSILTTLIERARKNPKVIVLPEGQDPRVVAAANKAVEEKVVAKAVVLGSEAEIAEACAKAGIAARNFETIDYLNSGLFNDFAAEFCKMREKKGMTPEKAAATMKSRIYFGAMMCRRGLADGLVAGSIASTADMLRAAFHCIGTAPGIKIASSCFVMDLKSPTPSGDDVLLFADCGVNPNPNAQELVDIALATSATYRSLLGGQPKVAFLSFSTRGSADHEILNKVKEAAALMKEKIEAEKLDIVADGELQADAALVPGVAAAKAPGSPLAGGANILIFPDLNAGNIGYKLVQRLAKADAYGPILQGLAKPLNDLSRGCVSEDIFGQIVITVCQAK
- a CDS encoding beta-galactosidase is translated as MRHFLIGAGFFAVLCAVVLRVPAAEPEWAGRMNRAENWTRNASGELNIVQENGAVRFEAFFAEAGDLWFYPVFALRQFDSAAGCTELSFEVKADCPGGIRHAFVIAGGRYLAYPVPGPEWRRVSVKLDPADAATLRTFSVGLNPENPGKTTLRVRGFRLVADGGPVDPSLLPPLPVVMAVKSKPVSGVFYDTEPVRFEFGGSIAGNLRYRVADWTGETVSAGAWPENGGRQLTLPELPRGYYTLALESDSRKFGEPMSFAVVADASTRKPNPESFFAVDTAQSWLSGAKKWNERFPGEQYGAVSELCRRAGFSVVRDRFGWKHVEPERGVFDPGVYERNAALLEERGIRICTIFDMAPAWTKPTDDFPNDLAAVYESSKRLAGQYRGRIFAWEFFNEPDNAFHGPAWLLAAGTKAFSLGVKAADPALRVLNSSFCVSPLQHFAHTALKSGIGEYIDAFNYHVYSSLSDYPWTISRLRSEMAKHGLGHMPVWLTENGTNVDGNAACRSYRPGTMVHSFRQELQVAEFVPKSQLLMQSLGVERDFFFVMTPYWENEGKKDWGLLRMDLTVKPAYVAFAALNAELGNARLLGTLEPAENVCGYLYAQPDGTQTLAFWSKSGIDGREFDGKERKFRLKQPDGSYRLSGIFGTPSRVRSENGSLELTATRYPAYLGGLSGLSATVPVPAAAAPERPDQYDLSIVLKPVPGEEFKVARSGAYADLTAIPGKLTLEVYNFSAEPKSGFVTMRGGRAAGLPEKLTVGPFSKVEIPLEVTPEIPAGGCQVDLAFSGRFGGREITPAVVPLIQTGAMLAENVGREPEWRSPARWRANSSGEMEISFDEKEQALKLKTVFAPGTDRWIYPEYLLDLPGESLAGAVGITFEIKAGPEIRHGIAYTALMAVLDTVQEHGKAFWMRFPAVSDKWEKRIVIFGGFDPAGVRMLRIGMNPKCDDFTYYIRNVRVVYGK
- a CDS encoding prepilin-type N-terminal cleavage/methylation domain-containing protein, with protein sequence MMKKFTLIELLVVIAIIAILASMLLPALNQARESGKRASCVNNLGQIGRGIILYTNDFNGCIVLRDRNENNLPQVLGGENAAGGNGNFKNSAYLTATSLFFCTKTPGPNRDYTKYFSYAFLHPVVPDWNGITGASIIRDPIDGGWNGGTLVYHRIPQASRFLLGACSRRIENGNTGYGYWAFRPTGNFLEGTGGIALNHGKKANVLMADGHVAAQEAGDLRNGLCQIKQVVGSAGETITMP